In one window of Qipengyuania profundimaris DNA:
- a CDS encoding M48 family metallopeptidase has product MSGVRSGLAALLAASCLIASPLAAGPAPSPPPFQGYYQPQGVDEIGWWGEDDESERRLAASPLVIRDEKLNAYLKDVLCRAVGDDRCNATRIYVMREPTFNATMSFNGTMRVFSGLLLRMRNEAELAAVLGHEFGHFENRHGLNRFQAARKGTDILAWGALLASMSPSYDARRTYQSLEISVYGNLFRYNRDHEREADLLGLGYLNRSSLAPQAASQVWQNLMGEIQASAVARGLKKPKFNAIAFTASHPPEGERADYLAALASSDGAPRDYGADRYRAAMEQWLPVFLEDQIKLNDFGGSEYIIENLAKDGWTADLWHARGELYRTRGHQRDLVNATEFYGNAIALDERLAAAHRGLGLSLFKTGDRTRGQASLGRYLELAPDAEDARMIEMMLPQEASQ; this is encoded by the coding sequence GTGTCCGGCGTCCGCTCCGGCCTGGCAGCTCTACTGGCAGCGAGTTGCTTGATTGCTTCTCCGCTCGCTGCCGGACCCGCGCCTAGTCCACCACCGTTCCAGGGTTATTACCAGCCGCAGGGTGTCGATGAGATTGGTTGGTGGGGTGAAGACGACGAAAGCGAACGTCGCCTCGCCGCTTCGCCGTTGGTCATTCGCGACGAAAAGTTGAATGCCTATCTGAAAGACGTCCTTTGCCGTGCAGTGGGCGATGATCGCTGCAATGCGACACGCATTTATGTGATGCGAGAGCCGACGTTCAACGCAACGATGTCGTTCAATGGTACAATGCGCGTGTTTAGCGGGCTGCTGCTGAGGATGCGCAACGAAGCTGAGTTGGCGGCAGTACTTGGCCATGAATTTGGGCATTTTGAGAACCGCCATGGCTTGAACCGGTTCCAGGCGGCCCGAAAGGGGACCGACATCCTGGCATGGGGCGCGCTGCTCGCCAGCATGTCTCCAAGCTACGATGCTCGTCGTACTTACCAGTCTCTCGAAATCTCGGTTTACGGCAATCTTTTTCGCTACAATCGTGATCACGAGCGTGAGGCCGATTTGCTGGGCTTGGGATACCTCAATCGTAGCAGCTTGGCGCCGCAAGCCGCCTCGCAGGTCTGGCAGAACTTGATGGGCGAAATTCAGGCCTCGGCCGTGGCCCGCGGACTGAAAAAACCAAAGTTCAACGCCATTGCTTTCACCGCATCGCACCCACCCGAAGGTGAGCGAGCTGATTATTTGGCAGCGTTGGCGTCGTCCGATGGCGCGCCCAGAGACTATGGTGCGGACCGTTATCGCGCAGCGATGGAGCAATGGCTTCCCGTCTTCCTGGAAGACCAGATCAAATTGAACGATTTTGGGGGAAGCGAGTACATCATAGAAAATCTCGCAAAAGACGGTTGGACAGCCGACTTATGGCACGCTCGGGGAGAGTTATATCGAACCCGTGGCCATCAGCGAGACCTAGTCAATGCGACCGAATTCTATGGTAACGCCATCGCGCTAGATGAACGTCTTGCGGCGGCGCATCGGGGTCTCGGACTGTCTCTTTTCAAAACGGGCGACAGAACACGCGGACAAGCGTCGCTAGGTCGTTATCTCGAGCTCGCGCCCGATGCTGAAGATGCAAGAATGATTGAAATGATGCTCCCTCAGGAGGCTTCCCAATGA
- a CDS encoding excalibur calcium-binding domain-containing protein codes for MAPRLRGVIGTVAILATIPSPVLVPYAARAHPGGLAADGCHNDRKNGGRHCHGEQRQSLPQQRVSTGTLYFANCDAARAAGAAPISRGQPSYASHLDRDGDGMACERRR; via the coding sequence ATGGCGCCTCGGCTCAGGGGGGTGATAGGAACTGTCGCCATACTTGCGACGATTCCAAGTCCTGTGCTCGTGCCTTATGCAGCAAGAGCACATCCAGGCGGGCTGGCAGCAGACGGCTGTCACAATGATCGAAAAAATGGCGGTCGACATTGTCATGGAGAGCAGCGGCAGAGCTTGCCGCAGCAGCGGGTCTCGACTGGGACACTTTACTTCGCAAATTGTGATGCCGCACGCGCTGCTGGAGCTGCGCCCATTTCTCGTGGCCAACCAAGCTATGCGTCGCATTTGGACCGAGACGGGGACGGCATGGCGTGCGAGCGACGACGGTAG